In one window of Buchnera aphidicola (Rhopalosiphum maidis) DNA:
- the ispF gene encoding 2-C-methyl-D-erythritol 2,4-cyclodiphosphate synthase, with protein MRIGYGFDIHTFGGIKPLIIGGVQIPHNQGLIAHSNGDLLIHSLIDALLGATAMGDIGTFFPSEDAKYKNVNSRILLKDIWKKIYLKNYYICNIDITIITETPKMSSYIFLMRSNIASDLNIKLDKVSVKSTSSKMIGCIGRKEGIACQSLVMLVKSKKSNKKINKI; from the coding sequence ATGAGAATTGGATATGGTTTTGATATTCATACCTTTGGTGGTATAAAGCCATTAATTATTGGAGGTGTCCAAATACCCCATAATCAAGGCCTAATAGCTCATTCTAACGGTGATTTGTTAATACATTCTTTAATAGATGCATTATTGGGTGCTACTGCTATGGGTGATATTGGTACTTTTTTCCCGAGCGAAGATGCAAAATATAAAAACGTTAATAGTAGAATTTTACTAAAAGATATCTGGAAAAAAATTTATTTAAAAAACTATTATATATGTAATATTGATATTACTATTATTACTGAAACTCCTAAGATGTCATCTTATATCTTTCTTATGAGATCAAATATAGCATCTGATCTTAATATCAAGCTAGACAAAGTTAGTGTAAAATCAACAAGTTCTAAAATGATAGGATGTATTGGAAGAAAAGAAGGAATAGCTTGTCAATCTCTTGTAATGCTTGTAAAATCTAAAAAGAGTAATAAAAAAATTAATAAAATTTAG
- the ispD gene encoding 2-C-methyl-D-erythritol 4-phosphate cytidylyltransferase — MILINSPKPKIIAVVPAAGIGRRMQLDFPKQYIKIKNCTILEYTLKTLLSHPNIVRIIVSLHQEDNFFQKLSISSNLRVSSVLGGNERIDSVLSGLIISTDAKWVIIHDAVRPCLSYQDLENLISITKNSKVGGILARPVCDTIKYSNHKNKKILHTISRNHLWHALTPQLFPINLLRFCLKKTIKDKINITDEASALEYCGYHPLIVLGSYKNIKITYPEDLVFAELYIKELLKN, encoded by the coding sequence ATGATATTAATTAATTCACCTAAACCAAAAATTATAGCTGTAGTTCCAGCTGCGGGAATAGGTAGAAGAATGCAATTAGATTTTCCCAAACAGTATATAAAAATTAAAAATTGTACTATTCTTGAATATACTTTAAAAACATTATTATCACATCCTAATATAGTTCGTATTATTGTAAGTTTACATCAGGAAGACAATTTTTTTCAAAAATTATCTATATCATCTAATCTACGCGTATCTTCTGTATTAGGTGGTAACGAAAGAATAGATTCAGTGTTATCTGGTTTAATTATATCAACAGACGCTAAATGGGTAATAATTCATGATGCAGTTCGTCCTTGTTTAAGTTATCAAGATTTAGAAAATTTAATTTCTATTACTAAAAACAGTAAAGTAGGTGGAATTTTAGCGCGACCTGTATGCGATACTATTAAATATAGTAATCACAAAAACAAAAAAATACTGCATACTATTTCTAGAAATCATTTATGGCATGCTTTAACTCCTCAATTATTTCCGATAAATTTATTGCGATTTTGTTTAAAAAAAACTATTAAAGACAAAATAAATATAACAGATGAAGCCTCAGCATTAGAATATTGTGGATATCATCCATTAATTGTTTTAGGAAGCTATAAAAATATTAAGATAACTTATCCTGAAGATCTTGTTTTTGCAGAACTTTATATTAAAGAATTATTAAAAAATTAA
- the queD gene encoding 6-carboxytetrahydropterin synthase QueD gives MKTTIFKDFQFEAAHYLPHVPKTHKCRRLHGHSFFIRLELKDKIDKKHGWIIDYAEIKLAFQPIYDQLDHSFLNDIPGLENPTSEILAKWIWDRLKPKLSILNTVIIKETCTSGCIYQGF, from the coding sequence GTGAAAACTACCATATTTAAAGATTTTCAATTTGAGGCGGCACATTATCTACCGCATGTCCCTAAAACGCATAAATGTAGACGATTACATGGTCATTCTTTTTTCATTCGTTTAGAACTTAAAGATAAAATCGATAAAAAACATGGATGGATAATAGACTATGCTGAAATTAAATTAGCGTTTCAACCAATTTATGATCAGTTAGATCATAGTTTTTTAAATGATATTCCAGGTTTAGAAAATCCAACAAGTGAAATATTAGCTAAATGGATATGGGATCGTTTAAAACCTAAATTGTCTATTTTAAATACTGTTATAATTAAAGAAACATGTA
- a CDS encoding peptidoglycan DD-metalloendopeptidase family protein gives MINSKKYFYKKNEIFISNREYIISFKKNIFHIFYIIKNKDTLYSISKRFGYNYQELSKFNKIKKPYKIFVGQKIWIADISINNINHLNCTFFNFNNQLKKEYNSCKFFFEQPLNIEKFLKKNRLFTKICFFCNKKLNEKKYTQFQKKSIFFSNYWSWPIKNPKIQSFSRFRINNRHGIEISGFKGQPVLAAASGEVVYVDDYFENYGKLIIIKHKDNYLSIYGFNKSILVKQKDQVYKNQKIATMGMLNNNLAKLYFEIRYKGEPINPLNLLPILKNN, from the coding sequence TTGATAAATAGTAAGAAATATTTTTATAAAAAAAATGAAATTTTTATCAGTAATCGAGAATATATTATTTCTTTTAAAAAGAACATTTTTCACATTTTCTATATTATTAAAAATAAAGATACATTATATTCTATATCTAAACGTTTTGGTTATAATTATCAAGAACTATCCAAATTTAATAAAATTAAAAAACCCTATAAGATATTCGTCGGACAAAAAATATGGATAGCAGACATATCAATTAATAATATTAATCATTTAAATTGTACTTTTTTTAATTTTAATAATCAATTAAAAAAAGAATACAATTCTTGTAAATTTTTTTTTGAACAACCATTAAACATTGAAAAATTTTTAAAAAAAAATCGACTTTTTACTAAAATATGTTTTTTCTGCAATAAAAAATTAAACGAAAAAAAATATACTCAATTTCAAAAAAAATCAATTTTTTTTTCTAATTATTGGTCTTGGCCTATAAAAAATCCAAAAATACAAAGTTTTTCTCGTTTTCGAATTAATAATCGACACGGAATTGAAATTTCTGGTTTTAAAGGACAACCTGTTTTGGCTGCTGCTTCAGGAGAAGTAGTATATGTTGATGATTATTTCGAAAATTATGGTAAATTAATTATTATTAAACATAAAGATAATTATTTGAGTATATATGGATTTAATAAATCTATTCTTGTTAAACAAAAAGATCAAGTATATAAAAATCAAAAAATTGCTACTATGGGTATGTTAAATAATAATTTAGCTAAATTATATTTTGAAATACGTTATAAAGGTGAACCTATTAACCCATTAAATTTATTACCTATTTTGAAAAATAATTAA